The DNA window GAAATTTCCTTGGATTTTTCGCGACAAGAAAATGATACTACTGATCTTACTACTATGGTTGATGGGCTTGGAAGAAACTGCCCAAGATTACAGAACATACACATTTCATCAGTCCGGCTTTCTAATGCTGTTGTACTTGCTCTTGCTGCTGTGAACTTGAGGTTTGTAACTTTTACAAGCCAAATTATAGGATGTTGGCATGAACATCTATTTGATGAGAAATgcaaggccttgtttgatctatgGTTATTTGAATAGCCAaatggttattttcaaataactttgtCTAGTGTAtaggttattgaaaattatgttatttgaataaaaaaacattatacaaAAACATTAGTGTACCAGTATATAGtgaaataatataactttttcaaatagggtattttagttgatatttgaatgatgtgattgttATTGGATAGTTAGTTATTTggaattaatttcaaataacccaaaacaTAAACATGTTTTCCTTGAGCATCTAGTGACTATGATGATATATTCCTGTAGGGGGTTGCGAATGCTTTCTTTGGTACTTGGATCAGAAATCACTGATGCATCAGTTGCTGCAATTGCTTCTAGCTACTCAAACCTTGAATTACTTGACCTTAGTGGGTGAGTTTTATTTCtgcaaattttattgttttaagaCTCGTATTCTCTATATATGTTTCCAAAGTTATCTAACAcgtttcatttatttttcatctcTATGGCCAGGTCTAGCATAAGCGACAGTGGTATTGGAATAATTTGCAATGTTTTCCCTGATAAATTGACTAGACTTCTTCTTGCACTGTGCCCTAACATTACATCAAGTAAGAAACTTAAGAACATGTTCTAACTTCACATGTTTTTATTACATTCATTTTATTCTCTCTTTTACTGAAaataggtaaaaaaaaaatagaacacaaAAGGACTACTCTCATGCCCTGAAAAACATTCTTGTACAAAAGACAAAtaatcttttctttctttcaccTCATATGATCCACCATAGGGCAATTGGGATCATTTCTCAGTCCTTGAGTTTGGTTGTTTTCCcaaaaattctaattaaatttggCATGTAAACCTTTGAACACCTCGAAAATGTTACAACTCACATGGATCTAATGTGTGGACAAAAGAGTAACATATGGTAGATTGTTTATTCAGATTGATCATAGAGCGCTTGAgcctcattttcaatttttattttctctatgcGGAAAAGGCAAGTTTTATTGGtgctttatttttccaaatctCTTTCCATGGGAATCCAAATCTAGACTCATTTGAGACAAATCCAACATAGTCCTTAGTCgttaataatgaatatttagtTAGTTTTTCAATACAACtatgttttttttgtagaaTGTTAGGTTGTGACTGATTCAACAAAGTAATTAACTTAAGGTTCTCCTCGTCTTCTTCCTAGTCTCCTATTGTAAACATGTCTCCAAATTTGAGGCTTCTCCACCCCATTATATTATTCCCCAATTTAAGCCTTTTGATCCTTGACCAGTTGAAAAGTGTAGGGTGAAGAACGTCAATCTTTCCTTTTTAACAGtccaaatattaaaatcataGAAATGAGGTCGTGATTGTTTTCCACATACTTAACCCTTAAGCGCATTAATCTTTTTTGGCACACATTCATTTCTTATTGATTGCTGTCCTTATGTACATCAGGTGGAATTCAATTTGCAACTGCTCAACTCCCTCTTTTGGAACTTATGGATTGTGGGATGGCATTATGCAACCCAAGTTCTGAAGACGAATCTTCCGAAAAAGGCACTGATTGTGAGTCTCAGAAAACTCCTAATAGCAAGTTGCACAATGTGTACCAAaagttaataatcaaacatagtCATCTAAAGAAGCTGAGTTTATGGGGATGTTCTGGCTTGGATGTGAGTTTCTCTTTTCTAAATCACTTTGATTGGCTGCCTGctgctttctttctttctttctttctttcctgACCACCcatgtatgtatatatacttGCATTCAGGCCTTGTTTTTGAACTGCCCAGAACTGAGTGAACTGAACCTTAACTCTTGTACAAATTTACAGCCAGGTAAAACTTTTAATGATAAGATTCATTTATGAAGGCTGATTCAATGAAAGCTTTTAACACGATcttgaaattatatttctttcagAGAGATTGCTTCTTCACTGTTCTAATTTGGAAAGTGTACATGCATTGGGCTGCAAAGATAAATTGATTCAAGCTATTCAAGATCAGGTGAAAATTGTGCTTCCTAGAATTTTCTTACTTAATATTACAGGAAGTGCCATTTGTACTGCATTTTTTACCCGTCTCAATTTCCAGGTCTTTCGAAAGTTCTCTgcaatagaaaattattttccAGCCAAACGCTTAGCTGATGGTTCCAAGAGGATTCGCGTACCTCATTTTGTCAATGAGCAGGTAATATCAAACTTTATTTGGTTCCATTCCAATTCATTTATTGTTAAAACATCAATGTTGGAAACTAAGATTCTGTTTTGTcagtctatttttatttttcatgttacTTATATTTAGCTTATTTGAAATCTTTCATTTTGTCAAAATATCCTCACAATAAACTATCCCTTTCATGATTTAGAATTTACGAGATCATGGTCTCAATTATAGAGTGATTTTgacttcatttggtataaacattatttttgagATCATGATCCACATAATCAAGATTAAATTGTTTCAAACAGTTTCTCATTGCATCAACCACTTGTCCAACCTTAATTTGTCTTTCTTCTTTTGAAAATTGTGACATTAATATGTCTTTTAACTTGATAAACAGGATCCAGACATCTGTACAAGTTTATCTGACAAAGAAACATGTTAGTATGCATAACCTCAATCTCATTTCCTGCATTGCTCCACCACAAAAGACATTTGACATAACATGTTCTGATCAAGACTGTTGTTTTCTTCTACCTTCTCCATTGTTCATGTTAAAAGCAATATAGTAAATAGATTCTATTTTCTTTCTCAGTCTGATGAAGATGACGAAATGGAAAGAAGGGTTCGTCAAAGGAGGTGTGCTGTGGAAGTAGAATGACCAAAAGATGAATTTAAGAATTTTGTTTCTTGTAACTTCTGATGATTCTTGTTGTTGACTGTACAAGTTCTTGTTTGTTGTTTACAATTGGtagtaatattatttacaaaatattaatcatctctagaattctctagaggTATGTGAATGGGATGATTATGAACATTACTTATTCTTTTCACttttaattacattattatttatccCTTGTTATGAACCAATTTGTGATTGAGAGAAATAGGTGAGAATTAGAGATTTTTTCAAATACAATATCATAACATTTTTATACACTATTTATGTCATCTACTTCTACTTACAATAATAGATAATCATAGCTTTTGGTTTTCTTGATCATAGGTGAGTGAAGAATAATGGGTAAAACTCTTTGTATGAAATTTCACTATGTTttgcaaaagtaaaaaaaatagatttttgaAGATAATTTTGATTGTTTTGTTCATTTCcatatttaaaaagtttgaaGTTACTTTTTCTAAATACTTTCACTAAGTTTTCtttatattgtatattgaaaaataataatttaatttaactttgAGAAACAGTGACATTGAATTTAACTTTTTCAAGaaacaactttaaaaaattatatttaggtTAATGTTTTTGATTAGATGAATGGATTTGTTTAAATTTGTCCGATTAGAGTTACGTTGATTCTTGATGAGTTTTATCGGAACACTTGAGGTGCAATaagaaaaattctaaatattttatccttgGGTCAATAGGTTCagttatatgatttataaatatatagtctAAGTTAGAGTTTAATGTACAGAATGAAAATTTTACCCgtaattttatattgttttgagTTTATATGTATATCTTAAGTTATTTACGTGTTTCTATTGCATTTTTACTTTGTATCAAATAATCTGAATTCATATATCTGTTTAACAATCTATTTGAATTactttctttataatttatattattttagtaacATAATGATAGTTGGTAACACTGATTTTCAACAACCAAATATCATAACTAGGTTGTTGTATACTTGTATTAtgtgttttttctttctatttttgatgcatattaatgaataacatattattattttattttattttcattataggTCTACACATACAGTAGATATATTGAAATGAAACAATATTCAATACTTCTCGTACATATAGCGACAGATtaagagatatttttttttacataaaatttgtGAATAAATTTATCAACTAATTCTTTTATAAGATCGAAAAACAAAAACGCTTAAATGAAAAACGCAAAACaaagttaaatttaaaggctaaaacataattgtaaataaatatatctttaGCGACGCTTAATTTAATGTATCgtcgctaatatatatttatcgaCCTTCTTCTAGCAACGCAAGAGTAATCATCGAGCACTTTGGCGACGCAGTGTTTGCGCCGGCCTTTTATTTTTATGCGTCAAAAATGGTCTTATTGTTGTAGTGTATAATTTTGACCCTACCTTGTctgaattttattttgtattttttttttatgtataaacatatattttcctTAATGTAGttgacaagaagaaggaagCTAAAGTAAGTGGTGATGGATTTGATAAGCCAAAGCAAAATTTAGCATCCAAAGTGAAATTTATGTTACTTTTATATTTGGCTTTTATGTGATTTAATATTCGAATTTAGGTCGTTTTTGTTAGATAAGGCTTTGAACCTTTAATTGTGTTATGTAGGGCttcaattatcatattttagtaatttaatatttttaccaatAAACATATGTCTTCTTactttaacataataattttatttttttaattaatttaccacATTTATACCAACAAAATAGcgtttctctattttttttctattttttctatatattttcaCACATTCTACAATTTTAAGACattttatatagttttgaaTATGTGTATCTTCAAAAAATACTCAACTTAAAACATAAATACATCCAAATTGAAAAATCGTACACAACGTTTATTTCGTTatgaagttatttaaaaaataaatacaaaatttatctctATTACATTTTTGTAAATCTTTCCTTAGATTACACATTTTTGTAGCCACCCAAACCaactttaacaaattaaaatgtataaatctcgaaaacatttcaatttataaaaatacgttcaaaacgtttttaaatatcattttatttaaaaacgtAACAAACTAATTAGAAAAcgtaaatgatatattaaaatatgataacacATGTTTTGTTCATATAGAAAAAGCCTAAAATGACCGAAATTTTGATATTTCGACCTCTGTATGGCACAGTTCAATGTCGagccttatttgataaaaatgatcCAAATTCGTGGCTAAAATAGTAATTGAAACTATATATTGAacctctctctatatatatcaAACTTGCATATTATTTTAGTGGTGTTTTGAGGCTATAAACTCCAATGAGAGTGGGCATGGGAACAATATTGTCCAACAAAATTGaacaaattaatttcattatatgaTTGACTAATTAAGCAGTTGTTTCTTTCTTTGATcagtttataaaaattatgaaaatgcTAGCAAGAACGCATCATATGTACTTGCATGATACAACTTAGGTAGTTTGTGTTATTACTGGTGCTGCAATCAATAATAGCTAaatctattatattaaaaataataattaaacaagtCTCTCACATTGAACCATCTATAATCAgcttgttaaatatatataaataatagcttgttattaagtttataaaataaataaataaataaaatactcttTTGGgcttaaatgttttttaaaacaatttggGCAGTTATTCAGGTGGGTCTGTCCTAGCTCATAAACTTTCTGGGCTTACCGACCCGCTCTGATTATTACTTATTGGGATATTGCAAGTTTTGTTGTTAAATGTTGGgttatactttatattatttttttttcttgtgtatattaatttataagtaaatGTTTGTATTTTAGTAGTTCCACTAGTGCTTACTTAAGTCTGATAGACTATTTAGGCATATTTGGGtatgagatatttaaataatcataatctaAAATGATGTATAATTGATTCTTATTACATTATTTAActcattattcaaaaaatattaaactattatttattttaaattattattttttattttatcattatatatcaataaccTTTAAgttattcaaaagaaaaaaatcattgcctcaacaaaatcatcatccgtcattattttataaataacccggttatttgaataactcgATCCGTATAAGTAGGGTGTTCATCAGTTCGATTTTCGTGTTATTCGAGTTCTTCATTTCGTgttctttgattttcttttaacaattcaaaaaccgaaccgaattcaattttatttatttattgtcaaATCTTgaattctaaaataatatttcaaaaattttcaattaaattataaaaaaaacaactaaattaatataaaaaaattaaattagttattacatcataattatcatatttaaaatctaattcatCGTTAAATAAAACATCAACTCATCGGCAACtagggtgttcaatatttggcctgaaccgaatatccaaccgaattcgaattcaccgaattcgaattcgaattcatTTTCGATTTTcgaatcaaatttcaaacaaattcgaattaaaatacggttttcgaattggtttcgGGTTGGGGTTTCAACTCAAAAACCAAACTGAAAatcgaatttattttttattttttatttaatattttattatatattatataatttataataaataatatattataacaaataatatattataacaaataatatatttatatataatatataaatatcctcttctatttatattctctaaacctaattCCGACACCCAACTCATCTATATATTCTCTAAACCTAATAtctctttttattcttttaacctaatcaaataattcatcattCCCTCGGGTCTCCTTCATCTCTATTCTCTTaacctaattaaataaacatttcaACCCTCCACTCCAGACTCACCTCCCTCCCTCATCtcttaacataatcaaataaacccACTCATCATCCAGCCGTCACCTCCATCTCTCATCTTTTTTCATCACTAAATATTTCTTCTTTCCCTTTCTTCATGCAACTTGCTTGATCCACTTTTTCAATACTACAAGTTAAAGTTACctaagatatttatttatacaattctAAGGTAATTCTACAAATCATTCTTCAACTTTACAAATATACTAGACTACTAGTAAATATatgtgtttgttttgtttatctaCTAAATCTTATATATTGCTTTTAACATCCGTGTTTATTTTTctgaaaaataattagataaatgaaagaaaaaggaACAAATATAGTAAGAAGTGAAACTGGAAAGTTCAATAGTTATTACAGTTATATGATTATAGAAAATTCTAatcattttgaaatatcttagtTGTagattatcttttttttttgatttgtaAATTTTCATTGTTTAGGTAAAAAAATGTCGGAACAAAACGAAAGTGAAGGTTTGAGAGGAGAATGTCAAGGATCTACTAGAGAAAGTGTCTCTACTTTGCTTACTGGAAAGCGTACAAATTATAACAAAAGGTAAGTGGTttggaaacatttttttataacttgttGATAGTAAAGGTACAAAAAGGGTGCAAgtgaaattattataacaaagAGTACAATTGTGCATCAAAATTATGTGGGACTTCTACTTTGTTAACCCATATGAAATTGTGTCCACTAAACTCTATGAATAAAACTTCAAGccaaatatatttaacattaaatactaaataaatgGAGAAACTGGAGaagaaaatgttaatttattggCTTGGAAGTTTGATCAACAAGCTACTAGGAAGTCTAAAATTGAGatgattattattaatgaacttccatttaaatttgttgaaaataatggTTTTAGACGATGTATGAAAACATGTTAGCCTTCAATTGTTGTGTCATCTAGAAATAATGTGACTATGGATTGTTATGAAGTATTTATGGATGAAA is part of the Impatiens glandulifera chromosome 1, dImpGla2.1, whole genome shotgun sequence genome and encodes:
- the LOC124920196 gene encoding F-box/LRR-repeat protein 17-like isoform X2; translated protein: MQGNQFHPITNGASSPAGAYISDLSQIKRGKKRGSYNCGRCGLPKKGHVCDIQSTFATPTESSSSIAETESPIPLSIIRQPTPGQGQGQGNTHLRRALSFDEVDVIDSDHEDEYDETELDLVEDVAGLPMNCLWEVLSRLPPTSLLSAANVCKGWRDTSMKIWKAALELRLKVPARGEVGFVGSVLKKCPRLVRLSLSLESDVDATILACIAFSCPKLELLEIHTSSNSVNRITGDELGRFVADKRCLTTLKMEGCTNLTSFVLSSSSLSTIWLSDLHSLSKMVFYCPNLKEISLDFSRQENDTTDLTTMVDGLGRNCPRLQNIHISSVRLSNAVVLALAAVNLRGLRMLSLVLGSEITDASVAAIASSYSNLELLDLSGSSISDSGIGIICNVFPDKLTRLLLALCPNITSSGIQFATAQLPLLELMDCGMALCNPSSEDESSEKGTDCESQKTPNSKLHNVYQKLIIKHSHLKKLSLWGCSGLDALFLNCPELSELNLNSCTNLQPERLLLHCSNLESVHALGCKDKLIQAIQDQVFRKFSAIENYFPAKRLADGSKRIRVPHFVNEQSDEDDEMERRVRQRRCAVEVE
- the LOC124920196 gene encoding F-box/LRR-repeat protein 17-like isoform X1, with the translated sequence MQGNQFHPITNGASSPAGAYISDLSQIKRGKKRGSYNCGRCGLPKKGHVCDIQSTFATPTESSSSIAETESPIPLSIIRQPTPGQGQGQGNTHLRRALSFDEVDVIDSDHEDEYDETELDLVEDVAGLPMNCLWEVLSRLPPTSLLSAANVCKGWRDTSMKIWKAALELRLKVPARGEVGFVGSVLKKCPRLVRLSLSLESDVDATILACIAFSCPKLELLEIHTSSNSVNRITGDELGRFVADKRCLTTLKMEGCTNLTSFVLSSSSLSTIWLSDLHSLSKMVFYCPNLKEISLDFSRQENDTTDLTTMVDGLGRNCPRLQNIHISSVRLSNAVVLALAAVNLRGLRMLSLVLGSEITDASVAAIASSYSNLELLDLSGSSISDSGIGIICNVFPDKLTRLLLALCPNITSSGIQFATAQLPLLELMDCGMALCNPSSEDESSEKGTDCESQKTPNSKLHNVYQKLIIKHSHLKKLSLWGCSGLDALFLNCPELSELNLNSCTNLQPERLLLHCSNLESVHALGCKDKLIQAIQDQVFRKFSAIENYFPAKRLADGSKRIRVPHFVNEQDPDICTSLSDKETCYLMKMTKWKEGFVKGGVLWK
- the LOC124920196 gene encoding F-box/LRR-repeat protein 17-like isoform X3, whose amino-acid sequence is MQGNQFHPITNGASSPAGAYISDLSQIKRGKKRGSYNCGRCGLPKKGHVCDIQSTFATPTESSSSIAETESPIPLSIIRQPTPGQGQGQGNTHLRRALSFDEVDVIDSDHEDEYDETELDLVEDVAGLPMNCLWEVLSRLPPTSLLSAANVCKGWRDTSMKIWKAALELRLKVPARGEVGFVGSVLKKCPRLVRLSLSLESDVDATILACIAFSCPKLELLEIHTSSNSVNRITGDELGRFVADKRCLTTLKMEGCTNLTSFVLSSSSLSTIWLSDLHSLSKMVFYCPNLKEISLDFSRQENDTTDLTTMVDGLGRNCPRLQNIHISSVRLSNAVVLALAAVNLRGLRMLSLVLGSEITDASVAAIASSYSNLELLDLSGSSISDSGIGIICNVFPDKLTRLLLALCPNITSSGIQFATAQLPLLELMDCGMALCNPSSEDESSEKGTDCESQKTPNSKLHNVYQKLIIKHSHLKKLSLWGCSGLDALFLNCPELSELNLNSCTNLQPERLLLHCSNLESVHALGCKDKLIQAIQDQVFRKFSAIENYFPAKRLADGSKRIRVPHFVNEQDPDICTSLSDKETF